One Aegilops tauschii subsp. strangulata cultivar AL8/78 chromosome 7, Aet v6.0, whole genome shotgun sequence genomic window carries:
- the LOC123494993 gene encoding putative F-box/kelch-repeat protein At3g17280: MAEPMSRLTNDLIAEILSRVPYKSLCICKCVCPAWRGIIADPANRNKMAQTLAGFFYRINDEATAEPRGFDGVKYADVSAFPWSRLPLPPDSVDSFLSLEDSCDGLFLISIHMGALAGNFRYMVSNPATSEYALLPHSGYAGDCCRPYLGFDSDVSTQEFHVFQFELEKWVASGVKIYSSKTGVGTAKI, translated from the exons ATGGCGGAGCCGATGTCCAGACTCACCAACGACCTAATCGCGGAGATCCTGTCTCGCGTGCCCTACAAATCACTCTGCATCTGCAAGTGCGTCTGCCCGGCCTGGCGCGGCATCATCGCCGACCCCGCCAACCGGAACAAGATGGCGCAGACCCTGGCCGGCTTCTTCTACCGCATCAACGACGAAGCCACGGCCGAGCCCCGCGGCTTCGACGGCGTCAAGTACGCGGATGTGTCTGCCTTCCCGTGGTCGCGCCTTCCACTGCCGCCTGACAGCGTGGACTCTTTCCTCTCCCTCGAGGATTCATGCGATGGATTGTTTCTTATCAGCATTCACATGGGCGCCCTTGCTGGAAATTTTCGCTACATGGTCTCCAATCCAGCTACCAGTGAGTACGCTCTGCTGCCTCACTCTGGCTACGCCGGCGACTGCTGTCGGCCTTACCTAGGTTTCGACAGTGATGTGTCCACTCAAGAGTTCCATGTGTTCCAGTTTGAACTGGAAAAATGGGTTGCGAGTGGAGTGAAGATCTACTCTTCAAAAACTG GTGTTGGCACTGCTAAGATTTAA
- the LOC123494994 gene encoding putative F-box/kelch-repeat protein At3g17540, giving the protein MEEPMSTLTHDLIAEILCRVPYKSLCICKCVCPAWRGIIADPAHRKKMAQTLAGFLYRITADSAEPRGHAVNYADLSAFPWASVAETYPLLPLPPDSTDCFVSLEDSCDGLFLTSIRTGTPAAAGTSRYMVSNPATGEYIVLPHSGYAGDCCRAYLGFDSGVSTQEFHLFEFVLEQSQSLVVRRVNIYSSKSGVWVSMKSQWDSEVSLCWGQPGVFHKGCLHLLIRQRGLAIVDAQGLRWRIIPLPISVDPSFAGFIGKSAGQLFYIDSDDTEGYDSNTFSTISVYVLGAEIYQWDGTHLDDKCMHWKLLRKLSNVAPNVMFQLGFDLEVIGVHPHANIIFFIAHWNNELIAYDLDHHESTVVYHVEPNYQKFRPFFSYVPLFSRLPLDGGIRLATPN; this is encoded by the coding sequence ATGGAGGAGCCGATGTCCACGCTCACCCACGACCTAATCGCGGAGATCCTCTGTCGCGTGCCCTACAAATCGCTCTGCATCTGCAAGTGCGTGTGCCCGGCCTGGCGCGGCATCATCGCCGACCCCGCGCACCGGAAGAAGATGGCGCAGACCCTGGCCGGCTTCCTCTACCGCATCACGGCCGATTCCGCCGAGCCCCGCGGCCACGCCGTCAACTACGCCGACCTGTCCGCCTTCCCTTGGGCGAGCGTCGCCGAGACCTACCCGCTCCTGCCGCTGCCGCCCGACAGCACGGACTGCTTCGTCTCTCTTGAGGATTCATGCGATGGATTGTTTCTCACAAGCATCCGCACGGGCACCCCTGCTGCTGCTGGAACATCTCGCTACATGGTCTCCAATCCAGCTACCGGTGAGTATATTGTGCTGCCTCACTCTGGCTACGCGGGCGACTGCTGTCGCGCTTACCTGGGTTTCGACAGTGGCGTGTCCACTCAAGAGTTTCATCTGTTCGAATTTGTGCTGGAACAATCCCAATCCCTGGTTGTGCGACGAGTGAACATTTACTCTTCAAAATCTGGTGTGTGGGTATCAATGAAAAGCCAATGGGACAGCGAAGTTAGCCTGTGCTGGGGTCAACCAGGTGTTTTCCATAAGGGGTGTCTGCACTTGCTCATACGTCAGCGTGGGTTGGCAATAGTTGATGCACAAGGGCTAAGATGGAGAATCATTCCACTGCCAATATCAGTTGATCCGAGTTTCGCGGGTTTCATCGGAAAGTCTGCAGGACAGCTATTTTATATCGACTCCGACGATACGGAAGGATATGACTCGAACACATTTTCGACCATATCAGTTTACGTTCTTGGTGCTGAGATCTATCAGTGGGATGGGACTCACCTGGATGACAAATGCATGCATTGGAAATTGTTGCGCAAGCTTTCAAATGTAGCTCCAAATGTGATGTTTCAGCTCGGCTTCGACCTTGAAGTCATTGGAGTACATCCACATGCCAACATAATATTCTTTATAGCTCATTGGAACAATGAACTGATTGCATACGATCTGGATCATCATGAGAGCACAGTTGTATATCATGTTGAGCCTAACTACCAGAAGTTTAGGCCTTTTTTCTCTTATGTGCCCTTGTTTTCCCGTCTACCACTGGATGGAGGAATACGGTTGGCAACTCCAAATTGA